GGTAATAGTGACGGTGTTGAGTCTGAGCTCGAGATCGACTTATAGCATTTCCATAGTAATCGGCTTAGCCTTTTCCTGTTGGTGATAATTCGTAGCTTCTAATCTTCAGTTTATGCTATTTGGAAATTTAATCTTGTCAACCCCCAAAACTTTCTACTATAAGAGGTACTTATAATTCTTAAATAAGAATCATAAATTTTAACATTAAAGTAATTTTCGTAACCTACACTATAccatattgagaatttagaagaccATTTAAAGACTCGTTAACTTTACCCTTGCTTTGTCTCGAGTAAAAGTTGATTCCAAGGACTGGAAATTTCTATCTTAGCTATCCAAATTAGACTTCGTGCTGTACTCATCAAAATTGGAGTTGATACCTCTTGTCCAAGGTCTGTGTAGTTTGTGACGGGCTCATCAAGGGGCCACTTCAGCCCTTGCTTAAGGTGGCTCGCTGGACCAGATGTTGCAGATGGCCGAAGCAGCCCCTTTTAATGGGTGAAAGGCCCTCGTCCTGGGCCAGCCCCATGGTGGGGCCTTGTCATGGATGCATCTGCACATGCATGAACATGCATAACATCATGGAGAAATTGGCAGCTCTATGTTGCCCAATTGTCTTAGGATGATTCTTAAAACACATAAGAATTAGTCATACCATTGACAGCTAGGCAAAGAGTTATTGAGATGCTTTAAAGGCTAGCAAGAATTCAGACCATTGCTCAAGTGACTGCCTATGAAAACATTAGTTGGCTTATTGCGGCTTAAAACAGTCAGTAAGAAAATCATGAAGAAGTAAAGAAACAGAAGAATACCGAAAAAGATAAGAAAACAAGATAGAAGGGTTATGTTTTGGTGGGGCCTAGATGTGTTTTGACGGTCCGATCAGGATTTGATGGCTTTTAATGCTTGAGTTATGTGTGTCTGCCTGATCTACCAGCAATTGTTGTCTTTGATGAAGGATTGGTGTGATCTGGCTGGTGGTAGGTGTTGCTGTTGGACTTGTTTAGCATGCATTAGCTGCCACTGagaaactagaaaaaaaaaaaaaagaaatggataATAATTGTTGGCTCAGTCAGTTCTGGATTTGAATTGAAATGGTCTGAACATGggataaaatataaaacaaaagtaAAGGAACCAGAGGTAATTGAGCTGCATTATCATGGTAGTCCTGTATGTCAATACCATTGTGCTGTCAGCATGGCTAGAACAATTAATCCTTGATCATAAGCATGATCCACATGATAGCATTGCCCAATTAATCCAATCCAATCACAACACCCCATATCTTTTGGGGGCTGGTTGGGTGTGTCAATATCTGGCTGCTTTGACTGATCCGACTGTGTACAAACAATTCTAGATTCACCCCAATTGTCTGGCCATTCAATCACAACAGATTTCTAATTGGTCCTGTCAACCTCTGCCGATTATTGATCATTAAGAAAAAGCTGATCCCATGATTCAATTTGGTCAAGTTGAATTGATCCAGGCTAATTCTGGTCTTAAATTCTATTACTTATCCCTGATTTGATTCAAATTCTGCAAACCTTGATCATGTAGACCATCATTGAACTCTGTAGCAAGCTCTCACTGATTAAGACTTGAACTATTATATAGTGTTTTGTAATTTGTCTTATACTACTAAACCCTCTTTTCCTAATATGAGCAGTTATATTTGGACCAACTCATTCGGTGACTTTATAGGAGAGTAAGTAACAACTAACATGCATCACGGTTCAATGCAAATGCATTTGATACCTTTACTGATCCTGAAAATAAACTTATAATTGTTTGTAAAAGTAATAAACCACCTTAAAAAAATTGGGTTCTACTTCTTAATTAATTTCGTCAAACATTATATTATCCTGAGAACAAGGAGGTGCTTCGAAATTAAGCATGTGCTTAACTTTCCTATTTACTTACTGAAACTAGATTAAGCTTTTAGTTAATCAAGTTAGTCTCCTCATATGATGGATGTGGCCATTTATCAGGCAACTACTAACTTAATCATTTAAATTCATCACCTATGGTTCTCTACCCATCTTAAAGAATGAATTTATTGACATTCTATGGTGGATGTCATTTACATGTTTTCATACTTTTATCCCAGTGCATCTGGTGGGAAGATCAAGAAGCGCTTAGAATCATTTATGTGTTTTAGTATTTGTGCACTACCAAGATGTGATCCATTAATTGTGTCAATGTCATGCAAATTGCAGGTTGATTCCGTGTCATGCTATTGTAAAGTAGATTCTGGCCTGAAAACAATTATCGGGGCCAGAAAATTTGTTCCTGGAGCGAAGTTATGTCTTCAACCTGAAATTATGCCAAATGGACCAAGATCAAGAAACTCACGCAGGGAGAGGAGCAGAAACCAGGAACCTCTAGTGCCTGGCCTTCCTGATGATCTTGCTATTGCTTGTCTGGCTCGGGTTCCCCGAGTTGATCACCAAAACCTTCGATTTGTATGCAAGAGATGGAACCGGCTTCTGTCTGGAAATTACTTCTATTCCCTCAGAAAAAAACTTGGAATGGCAGAGGAATGGGTGTATGTCATCAAAAGAGACCGTGGTAGAAGGATATCCTGGCATGCATTTGATCCAATCCATCAGCTCTGGAGGCCACTTCCACCTGTTCCCGCAGATTATTCTGAAGCAGTTGGCTTTGGTTGTGCTGTTCTTAGTGGTTGTTACCTCTACTTATTTGGAGGTAAAGATCCATCAAAGGGTTCAATGAGGCATGTCGTCTTCTACAATGCTCGGACAAACAAATGGCACAGAGCTCCAGATATGATTCGGAAGCGCCATTTCTTTGGCTCTTGTGTTATAAATAATTGCCTTTACGTTGCTGGTGGGAAATGTGAAGGTGGCCAAAGAACTCTTCATTCAGCTGAAGTTTATGATCCTAGCAGGAATAGATGGACATCCATCGCTGAAATGAACACCGGGATGGTGCCTTTCTTTGGGGTTGTTTACGATGGTAAATGGTTTCTGAAAGGGCTCAATTCTCACTGTCAGCTTGTGAGCCAAGTCTACATACCCACTGCCAACACATGGTCCACAGCGAATAGTCGAATAATTACAGGATGGCATATTCCCAGCATTTTATTGAATGGAAGGCTATATGCTTCAGATTGCAGGGATGGCTGTAAGCTTAGGGTATTTGAAAGAACTACAGATTCATGGAACAAGTTCATGGACAGCAAACATCATCTTGGAAATTCTCAGGTCTTTGAGGCTGCATCATTTGTTTCTCTTAATGGGAAGCTCGGCATCATCCGAAACAACATGAGCATTAGTCTTGTTGATGTCACAGATCCTGGAAATAGCGTAGAGACAAATAGTGCCCGTGCGTGGGAGACTGTTGTCGGGAAAGGCAAACTCAAGAACATCGTAACAAGCTTATGGTCATCTATTGCAGGTCGTAGCAACTTCAAGGGTCGAATTGTTCACTGTCAGGTGCTGCAAGCTTGAGAGCTCTCGATCGGTCCTTGTAGTTTTAGCTGATGACTAAAGGAACTTGACATCTTGACCAAGCAAATCTGCAGCAAAGCTCCTGCGAGTCGTCAGAAATTTTACAGACATGGAATTTAGCTATTGGAAGCAAACGAGAAAGGGCAATGCAGGCTTCAATTGCTTGTTCTTGAGGTCATCAAGATGTTCCAAAAAAGGAGCTAGTTTTAGCCTTGTAAAATCGTGATGGAGAAACTGCGGTAAGAGCTAAAAGGGTGTTCTATCATATTATTGACAATGTGAAATACATGCTTTTTAGATTCGAGAGATACCATATATTTCTTTTTGTATCTGATGAAAATATCATCAGACGCAAGCAATTTACAAGTCACCTACCAATTTATATGATTAATAACTAGTGATGGTgatatcttttttttctctctattaTCTATATTTTTTGTACCTTCATTTTCAAATTCTTGTCATGAACTCCAATGATAAATCTATGGCTGTTGCTCCTCAATCAAACGCcatacatatgtaaaacacaacTTTTATTTCTGATGGAAGAAGAGGTATCATATACAAAAAAAACTTCGACAAGAAATAGATACCAAATGAGTAAccgacgctctctctctctctctctctccatatccATAAACCGCTGGTAGTAGTCGGCTGGTGGATACCTAAAACGACACCCTGCGAAGCTTCCTGGAACCTGACATTTTTGGTCCATTACAGAATTATTACTACGCCTTTCAATGATTTCTGTGTGCTCTGTAGTCACTGTGTGCGCGTATAAAGAGCATCCAAGTTTCGGCAGCAATTTCTGGGCTGCATTGGATCGAGATACTGAG
The DNA window shown above is from Musa acuminata AAA Group cultivar baxijiao chromosome BXJ2-4, Cavendish_Baxijiao_AAA, whole genome shotgun sequence and carries:
- the LOC135609489 gene encoding F-box/kelch-repeat protein At1g55270-like, which codes for MERAAPESLANSRGVVRVQAPPVDSVSCYCKVDSGLKTIIGARKFVPGAKLCLQPEIMPNGPRSRNSRRERSRNQEPLVPGLPDDLAIACLARVPRVDHQNLRFVCKRWNRLLSGNYFYSLRKKLGMAEEWVYVIKRDRGRRISWHAFDPIHQLWRPLPPVPADYSEAVGFGCAVLSGCYLYLFGGKDPSKGSMRHVVFYNARTNKWHRAPDMIRKRHFFGSCVINNCLYVAGGKCEGGQRTLHSAEVYDPSRNRWTSIAEMNTGMVPFFGVVYDGKWFLKGLNSHCQLVSQVYIPTANTWSTANSRIITGWHIPSILLNGRLYASDCRDGCKLRVFERTTDSWNKFMDSKHHLGNSQVFEAASFVSLNGKLGIIRNNMSISLVDVTDPGNSVETNSARAWETVVGKGKLKNIVTSLWSSIAGRSNFKGRIVHCQVLQA